In Mycobacteriales bacterium, the following proteins share a genomic window:
- a CDS encoding RluA family pseudouridine synthase: MPVPEGLDGLRVDAAIARLFGLSRNAAADIVDGGGATVDGVTRKGSDKVRGGAWLEVELPPPPAPPTATPQAVPGLAVVHEDDDVLVVDKPAGVAAHPSPGYTGPTVVGGLLAAGHRLSIHGPAERQGIVHRLDAGTSGLMVVAKSERAYSALKDDFRERRVDKRYHALVQGRPDPTNGTIDAPIDRHPTHPYRFAVVAGGRDSVTHYETLEAFRAASLVAIRLETGRTHQIRVHFAALRHPCVGDLQYGADPTLAARLNLRRQWLHAVHLAFDHPGDGRRVAFDSAYAADLDAALATLRAEA; encoded by the coding sequence ATGCCCGTCCCCGAGGGCCTGGACGGGCTGCGCGTGGACGCCGCGATCGCCCGGCTGTTCGGGCTGTCCCGCAACGCCGCCGCCGACATCGTGGACGGCGGCGGCGCCACCGTCGACGGCGTCACCCGCAAGGGCTCCGACAAGGTCCGCGGCGGCGCCTGGCTCGAGGTGGAGCTGCCGCCGCCGCCCGCGCCGCCTACCGCCACCCCGCAGGCCGTTCCCGGCCTCGCCGTCGTGCACGAGGACGACGACGTGCTCGTGGTCGACAAGCCGGCCGGCGTCGCCGCGCACCCCAGCCCCGGCTACACCGGCCCCACCGTCGTCGGCGGGCTGCTCGCCGCCGGCCACCGGCTGTCCATCCACGGTCCCGCCGAGCGGCAGGGCATCGTGCACCGCCTCGACGCCGGCACCAGCGGGCTGATGGTGGTGGCCAAGAGCGAGCGCGCCTACAGCGCCCTCAAGGACGACTTCCGCGAACGCCGCGTGGACAAGCGCTACCACGCCCTCGTCCAGGGCCGCCCCGACCCGACGAACGGCACCATCGACGCGCCGATCGACCGGCACCCGACGCACCCGTACCGGTTCGCCGTCGTCGCGGGCGGGCGGGACAGCGTCACGCACTACGAGACGCTGGAGGCGTTCCGCGCGGCCAGCCTGGTCGCGATCCGGCTGGAGACCGGCCGCACGCACCAGATCCGCGTCCACTTCGCGGCGTTGCGCCACCCGTGCGTGGGTGACCTCCAGTACGGCGCCGACCCCACCCTCGCCGCCCGGTTGAACCTCCGGCGGCAGTGGCTGCACGCCGTGCACCTGGCGTTCGACCACCCGGGCGACGGGCGGCGGGTCGCGTTCGACAGCGCGTATGCCGCCGACCTCGACGCGGCGCTCGCGACGTTGCGGGCGGAGGCCTGA
- the lspA gene encoding signal peptidase II: MQAARGTPLTSAVPRRPLAFLAATATAVLAADVATKAWAVARLPGREVGLLGGHVVLHVQRNPGAAFSLAGGATVLFTLLAIGVVVVIVRAARRLASTAWGVTLGLLLAGATGNLVDRMLRDPGPFRGHVVDFVDLQWNGRSVWPVFNVADMAIVTGGLLALLLTWRGIPLKPGDTEP; encoded by the coding sequence GTGCAAGCAGCGCGAGGAACGCCGCTGACGAGCGCCGTCCCGCGCCGCCCGCTCGCGTTCCTCGCGGCGACCGCGACGGCGGTCCTCGCCGCCGACGTCGCCACCAAGGCGTGGGCGGTCGCGCGCCTTCCCGGCCGCGAGGTCGGGCTGCTCGGCGGCCACGTCGTGCTGCACGTGCAGCGCAACCCGGGCGCGGCGTTCAGCCTGGCGGGCGGCGCGACGGTGCTGTTCACGCTGCTCGCCATCGGCGTCGTCGTCGTCATCGTCCGGGCCGCGCGCCGCCTGGCCAGCACCGCCTGGGGCGTGACGCTCGGCCTGCTGCTCGCCGGCGCGACCGGCAACCTGGTCGACCGGATGCTCCGCGACCCGGGGCCGTTCCGCGGGCACGTCGTCGACTTCGTCGACCTCCAGTGGAACGGCCGTTCCGTCTGGCCGGTCTTCAACGTCGCCGACATGGCGATCGTCACCGGCGGCCTGCTGGCGCTGCTGCTGACGTGGCGCGGGATCCCGCTCAAGCCGGGCGATACTGAACCGTGA
- the dnaE gene encoding DNA polymerase III subunit alpha yields the protein MADSFVHLHVHTEYSMLDGAARVKDLFAEAERMGMPALACTDHGNLYGAFDFYNTAKSFGVKPIVGIEAYLAPGHRTDKTTVALGGGGKGEPDAKGDKYTHMTILATSDEGYRNLVSLASLASLEGYYYKPRMDREILARYSGGLVATSGCPSGEVNRLLQQGRYDAAKQAASDYNDIFGRGNFFVELMDHGVEIEKRTMTDLLRIAKELDLPLLATNDLHYTREEDAVAQEVLLCVQTGSTLADPNRFRFDGSGYYLKSPEEMRHVWRDFPEACDNTLAIAERCDLHLGTDGYKLPRFEVPEGETEESWFRVEVERGMRRRFGDAPPEEVRRQVEYEAGVIMQMGFPSYFLIVADLVRHARETGIRVGPGRGSAAGCMVSYCLGITDLDPMAHGLVFERFLNPERVSMPDIDLDFDERRRADMIRYATEKYGEERVAQIITYSTIKAKAAIRDSSRVLGLPYAVGDKISKLMPPPIMGRDMPLRDVFDAKSDRYKEAAELRSVYETDPEVKKVLDTARGLEGLKRQAGVHAAGVVISRDPLTEHIPVWRREADGAVITQFDMGAVEKLGLLKMDFLGLRNLTVLDDCLAHIRDNRGETVVLEDLPLDDVEAYRLLARGDTIGVFQLEGGPMRALLRSMQPTTFEHISAVLALYRPGPMAANAHNDYADRKNGRKQIVPIHPELAECLEEILGESYGLIVYQEQVMAIAQKLAGYTLGQADLLRRAMGKKKKEIIDKEYVPFSEGMRKNGYSDAAIKTLWEILVPFSDYAFNKAHTAGYGLVSYWTAFLKAHYPSEYLAALLTSVKDNRDQSALYLHECRRMGIKVLPPDVNESDLNFTPRGTDIRFGLSAIRNVGENVVNSIVATRRAKGRYTGFHDFLRKVEGLVCNKRVVESLIKAGAFDSLGHTRRGLMAVHADAIDACMETKRAEAAGQFSLFGEVEAAAADEGGDPLGAIAIPPQEWDKKLLLNFEREMLSLYVSDHPLLGVEHVLAQHTDTRVTDLTGDGAEDGKVVTVGGLLSSVARKTTKRGDAYAQAVLEDLEGAIDVWFFPNTYREYGLLLAEDEVVVVKAKVDKREDTPKLVAIEVSRPDLSAAGPRGPVVLRLDMARCTEPVVEELKGILRQHPGMTEVHLELQRGGKTTYTLKLDDGLRVTANPSLMGDLKQLLGAGCLG from the coding sequence GTGGCCGACTCGTTCGTGCACCTGCACGTCCACACCGAGTACTCGATGCTCGACGGCGCCGCGCGGGTGAAGGACCTGTTCGCCGAGGCGGAGCGGATGGGGATGCCGGCGCTGGCCTGCACCGACCACGGCAACCTCTACGGCGCGTTCGACTTCTACAACACCGCGAAGTCGTTCGGCGTGAAGCCGATCGTCGGCATCGAGGCGTACCTCGCGCCCGGGCACCGGACGGACAAGACCACGGTCGCGCTCGGCGGCGGCGGCAAGGGCGAGCCGGACGCCAAGGGCGACAAGTACACGCACATGACGATCCTGGCCACGAGCGACGAGGGCTATCGCAACCTCGTCAGCCTGGCGAGCCTCGCCAGCCTCGAGGGCTACTACTACAAGCCGCGGATGGACCGCGAGATCCTCGCCCGCTACTCCGGCGGTCTCGTCGCGACGAGCGGCTGCCCGTCGGGCGAGGTCAACCGGCTGCTCCAGCAGGGCCGCTACGACGCCGCGAAGCAGGCGGCGAGCGACTACAACGACATCTTCGGGCGCGGCAACTTCTTCGTCGAGCTGATGGACCACGGCGTCGAGATCGAGAAGCGCACGATGACCGACCTGCTGCGCATCGCGAAGGAGCTCGACCTCCCGCTGCTCGCCACGAACGATCTGCACTACACGCGCGAGGAGGACGCCGTCGCGCAGGAGGTGCTGCTCTGCGTGCAGACCGGCTCGACGCTCGCCGACCCCAACCGGTTCCGCTTCGACGGCTCCGGCTACTACCTCAAGAGCCCGGAGGAGATGCGCCACGTCTGGCGCGACTTCCCGGAGGCCTGCGACAACACCCTCGCCATCGCCGAACGCTGCGACCTCCACCTCGGCACGGACGGCTACAAGCTGCCGCGGTTCGAGGTGCCGGAGGGGGAGACCGAGGAGTCGTGGTTCCGCGTCGAGGTCGAGCGCGGGATGCGCCGCCGCTTCGGCGACGCGCCGCCGGAGGAGGTGCGCCGCCAGGTCGAGTACGAGGCCGGCGTGATCATGCAGATGGGGTTCCCGTCGTACTTCCTCATCGTCGCCGACCTCGTGCGCCACGCCCGCGAGACCGGCATCCGCGTCGGCCCGGGGCGCGGCAGCGCGGCGGGCTGCATGGTGTCGTACTGCCTCGGCATCACCGACCTCGACCCGATGGCGCACGGCCTGGTGTTCGAGCGGTTCCTCAACCCCGAGCGCGTGTCGATGCCCGACATCGACCTGGACTTCGACGAACGCCGACGCGCCGACATGATCCGCTACGCCACCGAGAAGTACGGCGAGGAGCGCGTCGCGCAGATCATCACGTACTCCACGATCAAGGCGAAGGCCGCGATCCGCGACTCGTCGCGGGTGCTGGGCCTGCCGTACGCCGTGGGCGACAAGATCTCCAAGCTGATGCCGCCGCCGATCATGGGCCGCGACATGCCGCTGCGCGACGTGTTCGACGCCAAGTCGGACCGGTACAAGGAGGCGGCGGAGCTGCGGTCGGTCTACGAGACCGACCCCGAGGTGAAGAAGGTCCTGGACACCGCGCGCGGCCTGGAAGGGCTGAAGCGCCAGGCCGGCGTCCACGCGGCCGGCGTCGTCATCAGCCGCGACCCGCTCACCGAGCACATCCCGGTGTGGCGGCGGGAGGCCGACGGCGCGGTCATCACGCAGTTCGACATGGGCGCGGTCGAGAAGCTCGGCCTGCTCAAGATGGACTTCCTCGGCCTGCGCAACCTCACCGTCCTCGACGACTGCCTCGCGCACATCCGCGACAACCGCGGCGAGACGGTGGTGCTGGAGGACCTGCCGCTGGACGACGTCGAGGCGTACCGGCTGCTCGCGCGTGGCGACACGATCGGCGTGTTCCAGCTCGAGGGCGGGCCGATGCGGGCGCTGCTGCGCTCGATGCAGCCGACGACGTTCGAGCACATCTCGGCGGTCCTCGCGCTGTACCGGCCGGGCCCGATGGCCGCCAACGCGCACAACGACTACGCCGACCGCAAGAACGGCCGCAAGCAGATCGTGCCGATCCACCCGGAGCTCGCGGAGTGCCTGGAGGAGATCCTCGGCGAGTCGTACGGCCTGATCGTCTACCAGGAACAGGTCATGGCGATCGCCCAGAAGCTCGCCGGCTACACGCTCGGCCAGGCCGACCTGCTCCGCCGCGCGATGGGCAAGAAGAAGAAGGAGATCATCGACAAGGAGTACGTGCCGTTCAGCGAGGGCATGCGCAAGAACGGCTACTCCGACGCGGCGATCAAGACGCTGTGGGAGATCCTCGTCCCGTTCAGCGACTACGCGTTCAACAAGGCGCACACCGCCGGCTACGGCCTGGTGTCGTACTGGACGGCGTTCCTCAAGGCGCACTACCCGAGCGAGTACCTCGCCGCGCTGCTGACCAGCGTGAAGGACAACCGCGACCAGTCCGCGCTGTACCTGCACGAGTGCCGCCGGATGGGCATCAAGGTGCTGCCGCCGGACGTCAACGAGTCCGACCTGAACTTCACCCCGCGCGGCACCGACATCCGCTTCGGCCTCTCGGCGATCCGCAACGTCGGCGAGAACGTCGTCAACTCCATCGTCGCGACCCGCCGCGCGAAGGGGCGTTACACCGGCTTCCACGACTTCCTGCGCAAGGTCGAGGGCCTCGTCTGCAACAAGCGGGTCGTGGAGTCGCTCATCAAGGCGGGCGCGTTCGACTCGCTCGGCCACACCCGGCGCGGCCTGATGGCCGTGCACGCGGACGCGATCGACGCGTGCATGGAGACCAAGCGCGCCGAGGCGGCGGGGCAGTTCTCGCTGTTCGGCGAGGTCGAGGCGGCGGCCGCCGACGAGGGCGGCGACCCGCTCGGCGCCATCGCGATCCCGCCGCAGGAGTGGGACAAGAAGCTGCTGCTCAACTTCGAGAGGGAGATGCTCTCGCTCTACGTCTCCGACCACCCGCTGCTCGGCGTCGAGCACGTGCTCGCGCAGCACACCGACACGCGCGTCACCGACCTCACCGGCGACGGCGCCGAGGACGGCAAGGTCGTCACCGTCGGCGGCCTGCTGTCGTCGGTGGCGCGGAAGACGACCAAGCGCGGCGACGCGTACGCGCAGGCGGTGCTGGAGGACCTCGAGGGCGCGATCGACGTCTGGTTCTTCCCGAACACCTACCGCGAGTACGGCCTGCTGCTCGCCGAGGACGAGGTCGTCGTCGTCAAGGCGAAGGTCGACAAGCGCGAGGACACGCCCAAGCTCGTCGCGATCGAGGTGAGCCGCCCCGACCTGTCCGCCGCCGGCCCGCGCGGCCCGGTCGTGCTGCGGCTGGACATGGCGCGCTGCACCGAGCCGGTGGTGGAGGAGCTCAAGGGCATCTTGCGCCAGCACCCCGGCATGACCGAGGTCCACCTCGAGCTCCAGCGCGGCGGGAAGACCACCTACACGCTCAAGCTGGACGACGGCCTGCGCGTCACCGCCAACCCGTCGCTCATGGGCGACCTCAAGCAGCTCCTCGGCGCCGGCTGCCTCGGCTGA